GGTTGTTGGGTCATGTGACTTTCAAAGTCAATTTCTAGATTCATTAAACgtgtttaaataaaaaataacctttttttatttttatctattggagaagaaaataaacaataacTTAATTAGATGCAATatattctaccaaaaaaaaaaaactttgatgcAGTATAAACAATAACTTAgatgcaatattttttataatttttgaaagattgtgaaaaaattgtgaaaagttGTATCCCTAATTTATGCTTAGATTAAAATTGGTTACTTGTAAATGCTATTTTAGTCATCAATATAAAAACATTTCTTGTATTCAAACATAGGAGTTTGACTTTAGCACATGGTTGATCCATTCAGTATCACACGTCTAGTTCAGATTATTGTTTCCCGAAAGCAACTTTTATAAACCTGATTTTCCAAAAGGGACAGCATTAAAGCACCTCCACATTAATTTattactcaattttaatttattgttctattctcttgatttttttttttgggcttagaAAGTTATCTATAATTAACTCAGTAggtgctttttatttattttttgttaagaccatcaaacactaaaaaaaatcacataagaCCTATACAATCAGAATTTTCATCTAGGGaatagaaaatcaaataaattaaggCATAGGTCATGAAATGCAAAGAAtatagaaaactaaaaaaatatgatatttacCTTTGTAGACGCCATCATAAATATGAGGAAGCTCAGCAAGATACTTGACAATGAAAGTGCAAGAAGCACTGGCTGTGTCATGTCCACCAATCAACAAACCAAGGATTTTATCTGCAATATCTAGTTCATTCATGTATGTTCCATTCTCATCACAAGTCAAAAGCATGTGGGACAATATATCTTGAGTAGGGGATGCTTTGCCATCTGCCAAATCAATCTTTCTTTGCTTAATGATAAGCAAAAGTTCCTTCCTGATGAAGTTGGAGGCTTTGATTGCACGGTTAAATGGTGTTCCTGGCAAGTCAATAGGCATTGATATGATCCCAGAGGCCAATAGTTTGAATGGGTCATCAAATTTTGCGATGTGGTTGGGATCCTCAAGGCTAAGAAACAGACGGCATGCCAACCAAAAGGTGTACCTGTTGACAATGATACAACAAAAAGTATTAATTTGAGTTATTTTACtactattacaaattttactagaTAAATATTACCAAATCAAGGTATTAATATCTTTCAATAAAaagtacatatatattaaaactattGTGAAGTAGTTTtagtacaaaaaaaattgaaaacatcaattcatttcaaattttgtaattagtttcacctcaatttataaaatttatgtagtaaaatttgtattatctATAATActactttataaaaataaatactaattttattacaaactttataacaaaaaaattacgaTTTGAGGTgacaataaatatgattttggTCACTTCATTAacctaataaataaatgtttaaattatatttttgtaattttctttttcgagaacatttttgtatttggtgATATATAggtttgtaaaaatataattaaaacatttgtttattattattattattatttttgacgAATTCAAATTCATGCAAGGAGGGAGAGAGATGAGATATAGTATTACTTTTTTGAGAGAGGGAACACAAGAACTTCGTCACGATTTTCCCATCCAGATGCAAAGTGTCTTTGTGCAATAGTATCCATGATACCTATGTATCTCTGCAGAGCTTCAGGCTTAAGGAAATTTGGAAGCATCTTCCTCATCTTCTTGGCCTCTTCTTTGGAGCTAGTTTGCAGCGAGCTAGGGAAAACTTTGTTGACAGAGTCAGGCCACCATGCAGTGACAAGTTTGTTCTCATTGGAAAACAAGAACTTGTTACATGCAGCACCACAAAACACAGCAGCTGGCTGTCCCAAAAGAGAGGTTTTAAAAACTTCAGAGGAGTACTTAGACATGCGGTCGAAGATGAACTTCTCAGGGTGACCTTTCCATCCCGTGGAAAAGAATTCAAAGCTCTCACCAATCATGGGGTACCCAACTTTGCCTGGTGGGAGATTTGGGCCAGTGAAGCTGGATCTATGCTtgtaaaagaggaagaagagggagagagtgaTGAAGgaaacaaagagaagaagaagggatAGGTAGAAATTTTGCTCCATATTTTTTTTGCGGCTTGTTGGAGCAAAACGTTGCTTGTTGTGTGTGTGGTTTGTTTGAGGACTATATGGCAATAGGTGTGGCATTTTATAGGCAGTTTGTTTTGGCTTTCATAGACTGGCCGGGGTGGgctataatttttgtatgacgTTTGAGAGTGGCATTATCAAAGTCAAACATCGTGAacagttctttctttttttgatagacaAAACAATGTGAACTTGAAAGCTAGGCTGGAGATACacattttaccaaaaaaaaaaaaaaaactaataatttttgcaatccataaattaaattaaattaaaaacctaatTGCAATAGCATTGACTATTAAAGTTACTTTAACTTTTAACTGTTctaatattttagaaatctttgtgttttagataaaaaaatataagatttcattggaatttttttataaaaaaaaagtaaggattTCATTGGACTTGTATAACCCGTATGAGGTGTGTGATACGAATAATTTATGCTactcattaattaaattaagaaccCAATTGCAATAGCATTTTACTATTAAAGTTGTTTCAACTTTTAAGCGTTctaatattttagaatttttttttttttgttttagattaaaaatattaaatttcattgaatatatatattttaataggaATTTCATTGGACTTATATGCCAAGGTTGGAGATTCTAATATTTGGAATGATAATAGGAACTTGTATTACACCAGGTCATTTTGTGAGtatgaagcactttttttttaatttttttttaatgactagTATTTTACCGGAAAATGATTGAGTAGAGTAGAAACTACTTGGAAATTAATAAGCATATGTATGGAGCTCGTGCAGTTCGTGTTGGCTAAGTCAAATAAAGCAGCAAATGTGTAAGCCAACCATTTGTTGATGCTCTCTCCACATTTGTGCACATCATGGGAATGCTCAACCAAAAATTGaccatttttttcccaaaattttgagGTATTGACAATGGTTTGAGATTGCGAGTTGACAAATCAACTCGCAATCTCAACCCtgaataaaaatagaagaagaaggtgaagaaataattttttttaagggggaaTTATTGGTAATTGCACCGATGCAATACCTTAGACTGTATATTGCACGAGATTCTAATCCAAATTTTTACTGTTTAGTTAATTATTTATTGGAATCATTTGTGAGAGTCAACCCttacaaatttaattaaataattgttcaatttaatttaattattgacTGGGTAACATGGTAACAAAGAAGtggatcttaaaaaaaaataaaagaaacagaaacaaaaacaagaacataaataaaaaaacaaaagtggaTTTTTACGTGGTCTCCCTGTGCTGTGGTGGTTGGGTCAAGTTCCATTATTCTATTATGGTAGGCTAGCTTCAGACTTGAAAACCTCATTAGTGACTTTTGAATTCATTATTCTATtatatagtttttattattcttaatttttttgatgcAGCCTGCATATTTCATTGAAATTAGCTTGAAAAagccaaaaaagtaaaaacagagtacaaagcatgaaaaaaaaaagagccgaACATCAACCAATCTGTCTGTTAGCAGAGCTGTGCTTGAGAATGAACGGTTGATACTTGATAAATTCCCCATTTCCACATTATCTTTTAGGATATTTGGTGGTGAGGCTTTGTTACCATCGAATATATTGTAATTATAAcatatttgattatatattatAGGCCAAATTTTACATTTTCCCCATTAACTTTTCATAAAAagcatttttgttattttttggccatttctttactatttttttgtctctttactgaattttttttaataaaaatttttgtcCATACCTATCCTAAATTGATCTTAATATCATCACCACTATGTTATAATTAAGAGGGAACATTGCAACTGTTAAATACTTAATGTTAGAAGATTTTTATCATACATGCTAGCAGTGTGACTATAAGTTATATACTTTGGATGATTTGTAACGTGACAATGTTTTGTGTTGGATTGGCTTATTTGAATTGATATGttttatatcctttttttttttaggggggtgGGGTGGGAATATTGGCatcttattttacttttttcgaagaaaaaaaaaagagtagttgAACTTTGTTGTGGCcattttcttcaattgaaaaTTGTGTTGCGGTGAAATGTATaacttaaaccaaaaaaaaaaaaaaattctggatgATTTGTAATTTGCCACAATTGTGTTGGCAATGACAAttattaggaaaataataattattaaacaaaaaaaataaaggattgTAATTTGCCACCGTTAAGGTTTGCTTCAGAGCAGCTGATTTAGTTTTTTGCTGAAAACGTTTTGCAAAGAGTGTGCTTAAGTATACTtgtaccttaaaaaaatttgagaaagtgaaaaaaagcaagaaaaagtgagtttttaaaaaagttgtacataaaaactaaaaactaaaagctgATGCCAAACTCACCATAAGTATTCAACAATTCCAACATTCCCTTGTTAGTTTTAAGAAAGTGATGAGCATATTACGGTAAATTTAGTATATGTTCaaggcataatttttttttttaaaatttgatattttgctTAATTGACATAAAATATAATGGAGGGCACAAAATACTTAATATGAAAAGTTAAGAGCGAAAACTACTAGGTTTTAAACTAAATTTATTGGAGTATTTAGTGCATTCACATTAGTCTCCTCAAGTATTTagttaaactaattaaaaaaactctatttttgcTAGTTTAGCTATCTATTATTTTCATACACATACAATAGCCTCAACATTTTATCAACATtgaaatttaatgtaaaaatgaTAGAAGCTCACTACATGTAGAGATGAGACCATCCTCTTGCATTCACATTAGTCTCCTCAAGTATTTAGtcaaactaattaaaaaaactctatttttgcTAGTTTTGCTATCTATTATTTTCATACACATACAATAGcctcaatattttatcaacattGAAATTTAATGCAGAAAGGATAGAAGCTCACTACATGTAGAGATGAGACTATCCTCTTGCATTCACATTAGTCTCCTCAAGTATTTAGtcaaactaattaaaaaaactctatttttgcTAGTTTAGCTATCTATTATTTTCATACATGTACAATAGcctcaatattttatcaacattGAAATTTAATGTAGAAAGGATAGAAGCTTACTACATGTAGAGATGAGACCATCCTCTTTAAAAACTTTAGTTCATTTAGTGAGGTTGATGTACACTTGTTTTGAGTTTAGATAAATTTTTGCTGAAATATTAAATTAGTGagactgatgtgaatgctcttagtaaGATAGATTTTTGGAAGGAAAACTGTAGGGACTAGGTATTTTTTCCTGTCCATCGAAATGTTTCTCCCTaaattggagagagaaaaatggagtgATTTTGTGGGCATTGCTTCAGCCCATGAATTTTACTTTTCTAACCCTTTTAACAATGTCCAACTAAGACAACATGCCAACACCCACacacttcttcattttttttctctttccaccACGGCACCACCATAAAATATAATGGAGAGCACAAAATACTTAATAGTTAAGAGAGGAAACTACTAGGTTTTAAACTAAATTTATTGGAGTATTTAGTGCATTCACATTAGTCTCCTCAAGTATATagttaaactaattaaaaaaactctatttttgcTAGTTTAGCTATCTATTATTTTCATACACATACAACAACCTCAATACTATATCAACATTGAAATTTAATGTAGAAATGATAGAAGCTCACTACATGTAGAGATGAGACCATCCGCTTGCATTCATTAGTCTCCTCAAGTATTTAGtcaaactaattaaaaaaactctatttttgcTAGTTTAGCTATCTATTATTTTCATACACATACAATAGCCTCAATACTTTATCAACATTGAAATTTAATGTAGAAAGGATAGAAGCTCACTATATGTAGAGATGATACCATcctcttaaaaaattttagtcaaTTTAGTGAGGCTGATGTACACTTGTTTTGgttaagtttaaataaatttttgctGAAATATTAAATTGGTGAGACTGATGTGAATGCTTTTAGTAAGATAGATTTGTGGAAGGAAAACCAGAGGGACCAGGTATTTTCTCCTGTCCATCAAAATGTTTCTCCCCAAAttggggaaaaagaaaaatggagtgATTTTGTGGGCATTGCTTCAGCCCATGAATTTTACTTTTCTAACCCTTTTAACAACGTCCAACTAAGGCAACATGCCAACACCCACacacttcttcattttttttttctctttccaccACGGCACCACCATGGTTCTGCCTAACTAGCACGTGTCtagattatttatttgtttatttttgtatcAGCAACATGAAGTTGACCTAAATTGTTATATACAAATAAcatataatatgatatattaACAAATGAAAGCACAtagacatatgtgaatcatgttaagaacatatgtcatttagaattgactaatcttttgacaaaacacactttacttttaATTGAGTAAATctatgatgtgtttaatactttaaggaacaagagttcaagtccaagtattgaagccatgaaaatctatctaagaaacaagtgaataagggctgttcattaaagctggacagattctcaacagctgctcgacagatactatctatcgagaattatgaaatcaaaattttcagatctgattttcagcctatgttgacatgtatgtgtagggtttcttttctcaaaaccctatacatatataaggcttattttaaaggccgtcacatatgagaatacaaggagaacatatgcagaaagtgaccgatgccttattctctttgaaagaagctactacgtctttgcgtcttagggttttgtaaacaagtgcttcttgatctttattgttgatgaagtgatgaactttgcagccaacatcttctttaagttagttagtcacgtactaggatccgtgcaaaaggttgacgttcatatattgaatagttcagaggttttgaagcggtaaaaggtttctactgtaagttcatctacagaAATTGTAGAGTCTTgagacaaaagttttgtactagatctaaaacttctctttactatggtgaattgcttttcgggaaggttttcccccaggttttttactgtgaaactagtttgtttcattggttttcctaagttatcatatcttgtcttatttacttttccgctatGCATGATATTaatattgatattgataataaatttaattaacaacttgagtttaaaacttattaattctataaatcggggtctaaatttcccaacaatgaTGTGTTATGAAAATCTGTTGATTTTTATAAGATgttattttactaattttaatttgtaaaaaataatataaaaaaattatatcttatacGTAAATAATAAGAGcataagagtaaatttatataaacttcaTTTTCTAGTATTTCACTTTTTTCctgaacaaaacaaaagagtttttcatCCTTTCACTTTTCTACCCCTCCAACAAAACACACTGAGGAAAAACTAAAATCTCTTCtattctcccacttttctacatcctctctattttctatattcttaatattttatcCTCTCAACTAAACGGATCCTAAATGAAAACTTTGCAATTGCCCTATACTTAAAATAGGGAGAATTTTTGTTTCAACGTAAtacattttttaagaaaagcaTTTCATCATTTTCGACCATTTGGATCAACTGGAAAACTTGGTCAAATCAAAATCACTTactattaattaagaaaaatatcattttttggACTAATAATGCTTTCACCACAATACCATGGAAAACtccaaaactataaaaatatccttaaaatatttaaatgatcaaaataactcaaaacctacaaaata
This portion of the Castanea sativa cultivar Marrone di Chiusa Pesio chromosome 7, ASM4071231v1 genome encodes:
- the LOC142643065 gene encoding beta-amyrin 28-monooxygenase-like, with translation MEQNFYLSLLLLFVSFITLSLFFLFYKHRSSFTGPNLPPGKVGYPMIGESFEFFSTGWKGHPEKFIFDRMSKYSSEVFKTSLLGQPAAVFCGAACNKFLFSNENKLVTAWWPDSVNKVFPSSLQTSSKEEAKKMRKMLPNFLKPEALQRYIGIMDTIAQRHFASGWENRDEVLVFPLSKKYTFWLACRLFLSLEDPNHIAKFDDPFKLLASGIISMPIDLPGTPFNRAIKASNFIRKELLLIIKQRKIDLADGKASPTQDILSHMLLTCDENGTYMNELDIADKILGLLIGGHDTASASCTFIVKYLAELPHIYDGVYKEQMEIAKSKAPGELLNWDDIQKMKYSWNVACEVLRLAPPLQGAFREAINDFIFNGFSIPKGWKLYWSANSTHRNAKYFPEPEKFDPSRFEGSGPAPYTFVPFGGGPRMCPGKEYARLEILVFMHNLVKRFKWEKVLPDEKIIVDPMPMPAKDLPIKLFPHKA